In one Sporomusa sphaeroides DSM 2875 genomic region, the following are encoded:
- a CDS encoding response regulator transcription factor: MAHPAVITRILIVDDDEKFLASMRRIMQGYFEIVTTKDPIQALKLFEYQGPFAAVISDYRMPLMNGIELFARLLALDTNVQRIMLTGHAELQMAIDAVNHGKINAFLTKPTPAVSIRSVIVEAIRAYNRDAGNVLLSKGNPESHTRTALPEATLENYDPLTVKEKEVLALLARGCSNSEISAKLNITVGTVKSHVSNLFGKLDVNSRSKVIAKSITLGLIKNELTE; this comes from the coding sequence TTGGCTCATCCAGCAGTTATTACCCGAATCTTGATCGTCGATGATGATGAAAAATTTCTTGCCTCCATGCGGCGTATAATGCAAGGGTATTTCGAAATAGTTACAACCAAGGACCCCATCCAGGCCCTGAAGCTTTTTGAATATCAGGGGCCTTTTGCAGCCGTAATTTCGGACTACCGTATGCCGTTGATGAACGGCATAGAGCTTTTCGCCAGGCTGCTTGCTTTGGATACAAACGTTCAAAGAATTATGCTCACAGGCCACGCAGAGCTGCAAATGGCTATTGATGCAGTAAATCATGGCAAAATTAACGCCTTTCTTACTAAACCTACCCCGGCAGTCTCTATCAGGTCGGTTATTGTAGAGGCCATCCGGGCTTATAATCGCGATGCCGGTAATGTCCTCTTGTCCAAAGGCAATCCGGAAAGCCATACCAGAACAGCACTGCCAGAAGCTACCCTGGAAAATTATGACCCGCTAACAGTAAAAGAAAAAGAAGTTCTCGCCTTGCTGGCAAGGGGCTGTTCCAATAGTGAAATATCGGCAAAGCTTAATATAACTGTCGGCACGGTAAAAAGCCATGTAAGCAATCTTTTCGGAAAATTAGATGTAAACAGCCGCTCCAAAGTGATTGCAAAATCGATAACGCTCGGTCTAATCAAG